The Streptomyces sp. NBC_01244 genome contains a region encoding:
- a CDS encoding ATP-binding protein, which translates to MKIAFVGKGGSGKTTLSSLFIRHLASNEARVVAVDADINQHLGTALGLSEDDAASLPALGAHLPLIKDYLRGSNPRIASADTMIKTTPPGTGSRLLRVDEDNPVYDACARTLTLDGEPVRLMATGPFTESDLGVACYHSKVGAVELCLNHLADGPDEYVVVDMTAGSDSFASGMFTRFDVTFLVAEPTRKGVSVYRQYKEYARDFGITLKVVGNKVQGPEDIEFLQDEAGEDLLVTVGQSDWVRAMEKGRPAAFELLEATNRLALQALQDAADDSYAHRDWERYTEQMVHFHLRNAESWGNAKTGVDLADQVDPGFVLRELLTPRSDSLLPAPQPA; encoded by the coding sequence ATGAAGATCGCTTTCGTGGGGAAGGGCGGCAGCGGCAAGACCACGCTGTCCTCCCTTTTCATCCGCCACCTCGCCTCCAATGAAGCCCGTGTCGTCGCGGTGGACGCCGACATCAACCAGCACCTGGGCACCGCGCTCGGACTCAGCGAGGACGATGCGGCCTCACTGCCCGCGCTGGGCGCGCACCTGCCCCTCATCAAGGACTACCTGCGGGGATCCAACCCGCGCATCGCCTCCGCCGACACCATGATCAAGACGACTCCGCCAGGTACCGGCTCCCGGCTGCTGCGGGTCGACGAGGACAACCCCGTCTACGACGCCTGCGCGCGCACCCTCACCCTGGACGGCGAGCCCGTACGGCTGATGGCGACGGGGCCGTTCACCGAGTCCGACCTGGGCGTGGCCTGCTACCACTCCAAGGTCGGCGCGGTCGAGCTCTGCCTCAACCACCTCGCCGACGGCCCGGACGAGTACGTCGTCGTCGACATGACGGCCGGTTCGGACTCCTTCGCCTCCGGCATGTTCACCCGCTTCGACGTGACCTTCCTGGTCGCCGAACCGACCCGCAAGGGCGTCTCCGTCTACCGCCAGTACAAGGAGTACGCGCGGGACTTCGGGATCACGCTCAAGGTCGTCGGCAACAAGGTGCAGGGTCCGGAGGACATCGAGTTCCTCCAGGACGAGGCCGGTGAGGACCTGCTGGTCACCGTCGGGCAGTCGGACTGGGTACGGGCGATGGAGAAGGGCCGCCCGGCCGCCTTCGAGCTGCTGGAGGCCACCAACCGGCTGGCCCTGCAGGCGCTCCAGGACGCCGCGGACGACTCCTACGCGCACCGCGACTGGGAGCGGTACACCGAGCAGATGGTCCACTTCCACCTGCGCAACGCGGAGAGCTGGGGCAACGCGAAGACCGGGGTCGACCTGGCGGATCAGGTCGACCCCGGTTTCGTCCTACGGGAGCTGCTCACTCCTCGTTCTGACTCGCTTCTGCCGGCTCCGCAGCCGGCTTGA
- a CDS encoding SulP family inorganic anion transporter: MTSTPTTTSPPPSGRASSCDLSVDLSASIAVFLIALPLSLGIALATGAPLQAGLVAAAVGGIVAGRLGGAPLQVSGPAAGLTVVTAELIQHYGWRTTCAITVLAGCCQLGLAALRTARSALMVSPAIVHGMLAGIGVTIALAQLHIVLGGTPQSSAVANVQGLPAQLADLHPVALGISVLTLVVLLGWPRLPGRVGQALRKVPAALAAVATATAFAALAELSLPRVDLPSWRSHALPELPEGPVLGVIAAVLTITLVGSVESLLSAVATDKLIASERTTGKRPARADLNRELRGQGAANIVSGALGGLPITGVAVRSVANVKSGAVSRRSSMLHGFWVLLAAGLLVPVLDLIPLAALAALVMAVGVQMVSATHLRTVTRHREFLVYATTIVAVVLGGVLEGVAIGIAMAVALALHRLARTRITIERLDSGVHRVWARGQLTFLAVPRLSRVLNQIPGNGHAVIELDGSFMDHAAYETLQDWRDSHLAHGGSLEVTGRPGTRISGSDQSDQPDQPTRAEWVRLAERAHRGAQRGDHQCCRPWTPWQNHCDHRATDSRTAPEADASTAALSLPLAATAPVAARGRGAGQLANGISAFQRDTAPHVREELARLAREGQRPSQLFLTCADSRLVTSMITASGPGDLFTVRNVGNLVPLPGAESTDDSVAAAIEYAVDVLQVDSITVCGHSGCGAMQALLSSAPGVPMTPLRRWLRHGLPSLERMASRHHAWARISGRLPADAVEQLCLTNVVQQLEHLRAHESVARRLAEGTLELHGMYFHVGEAQAYLLSEGEDFFDCRVFDTVGTGALRG; this comes from the coding sequence ATGACGAGCACCCCCACCACCACCTCCCCTCCGCCCTCCGGGCGGGCCTCCTCCTGCGACCTCTCCGTCGACCTCTCCGCCTCCATCGCCGTCTTCCTGATCGCCCTGCCGCTCTCCCTCGGCATCGCCCTGGCCACCGGAGCCCCGCTCCAGGCGGGGCTCGTCGCCGCGGCGGTCGGCGGGATCGTGGCCGGACGGCTCGGCGGAGCACCCCTCCAGGTGAGTGGCCCCGCGGCCGGACTCACCGTCGTCACCGCCGAGTTGATCCAGCACTACGGCTGGCGCACCACCTGTGCCATCACGGTCCTCGCGGGCTGCTGCCAGCTGGGCCTCGCCGCACTGCGGACCGCCCGGTCCGCGCTGATGGTCAGCCCGGCCATCGTCCACGGCATGCTCGCGGGCATCGGCGTGACGATCGCCCTGGCGCAACTGCACATCGTGCTCGGCGGCACCCCACAGAGCTCCGCCGTCGCCAATGTCCAGGGGCTGCCCGCCCAGTTGGCCGACCTGCACCCCGTCGCGCTCGGGATCAGCGTGCTCACGCTGGTCGTGCTGCTCGGCTGGCCCCGGCTGCCCGGCCGGGTCGGCCAGGCCCTGCGCAAGGTGCCGGCCGCACTCGCCGCCGTCGCCACCGCTACGGCCTTCGCGGCCCTCGCCGAGCTCTCCCTGCCCCGCGTGGACCTGCCGTCCTGGCGCAGCCACGCACTGCCCGAGCTGCCCGAGGGTCCGGTGCTCGGCGTCATCGCCGCGGTGCTGACCATCACCCTGGTCGGCAGTGTGGAGTCACTGCTCTCGGCGGTGGCCACCGACAAGCTGATCGCCTCCGAGCGGACCACGGGCAAGCGCCCCGCCCGGGCCGACCTCAACCGCGAGCTGCGCGGCCAGGGCGCGGCGAACATCGTCTCGGGCGCCCTGGGCGGGCTGCCCATCACGGGCGTCGCGGTCCGCAGCGTGGCCAACGTCAAGTCCGGTGCCGTGAGCCGGAGATCGTCCATGCTGCACGGCTTCTGGGTCCTACTCGCCGCCGGACTGCTCGTACCGGTCCTCGACCTGATCCCGCTCGCCGCGCTCGCCGCACTGGTGATGGCGGTCGGCGTGCAGATGGTGAGCGCCACGCACCTGCGCACCGTCACCCGGCACCGCGAGTTCCTCGTCTACGCCACGACCATCGTGGCCGTGGTGCTCGGCGGAGTCCTGGAGGGCGTCGCCATCGGCATCGCGATGGCCGTCGCCCTGGCCCTGCACCGCCTGGCCCGGACCCGGATCACCATCGAGCGCCTCGACAGCGGTGTCCACCGGGTGTGGGCGCGGGGGCAGTTGACCTTCCTCGCCGTACCGCGGCTGAGCCGGGTCCTGAACCAGATCCCGGGCAACGGGCACGCCGTCATCGAACTGGACGGCTCGTTCATGGACCACGCCGCCTACGAGACCCTCCAGGACTGGCGGGACTCCCACCTGGCGCACGGGGGCTCACTGGAGGTCACCGGCCGGCCCGGGACCAGGATCTCCGGATCCGACCAGTCGGACCAGCCGGACCAGCCGACGCGGGCCGAGTGGGTCCGGCTCGCGGAGCGGGCCCACCGGGGTGCGCAGCGCGGGGACCACCAGTGCTGCCGTCCCTGGACGCCGTGGCAGAACCACTGCGACCACCGCGCCACGGATTCCCGTACGGCCCCGGAGGCCGACGCGAGCACGGCCGCGCTCTCCCTGCCCCTCGCGGCCACCGCGCCGGTGGCGGCACGCGGGCGCGGCGCCGGTCAACTGGCCAACGGGATCAGCGCCTTCCAGCGGGACACGGCACCGCACGTCCGCGAGGAGCTGGCCCGGCTGGCCCGCGAGGGACAGCGGCCCTCACAGCTCTTCCTCACCTGTGCGGACTCCCGCCTGGTGACGAGCATGATCACGGCCAGCGGCCCCGGGGACCTGTTCACGGTGCGCAACGTCGGCAATCTCGTCCCGCTCCCGGGGGCCGAGTCCACGGACGATTCGGTCGCGGCGGCCATCGAGTACGCCGTGGACGTCCTCCAGGTGGACAGCATCACGGTCTGCGGGCATTCGGGGTGCGGGGCCATGCAGGCGCTGCTCAGCTCCGCGCCCGGGGTACCGATGACCCCGCTGCGGCGGTGGCTGCGGCACGGGCTGCCGAGCCTGGAGCGGATGGCCAGCCGCCATCACGCCTGGGCGCGGATCTCCGGGAGGCTGCCGGCCGACGCCGTGGAGCAGCTGTGCCTGACCAATGTGGTGCAACAGCTGGAGCACCTGAGGGCCCACGAATCGGTGGCCCGGCGGCTCGCCGAGGGCACGCTGGAGCTGCACGGGATGTACTTCCACGTCGGCGAGGCGCAGGCGTACCTGCTGTCGGAGGGAGAGGACTTCTTCGACTGCCGGGTCTTCGACACCGTCGGCACGGGCGCGCTGCGCGGCTGA
- a CDS encoding oxidoreductase — protein MSSASASAASSASSASSASGSSSASASSGAAADPLAPLAGLPGVAESVDSVRKAVDRVYGHRVMRRRAGAITSEAALRGARGSAALSGADWALEEVRRRSDFGSEPEARTVGAALRLTAEAGQLLSIWRQSPLRVLARLHLVASGSTADGDMVGRPRLAGEPVDEPLIDLPLPDAQEVAGRLDGLSRLIIAGGSAPALITAAVVHGELLALRPFGSYNGLVARTAERIVLINSGLDPKAICPAEVGHAEQGREAYAEAFKGYVSGTAEGMSAWIAHCGRAIELGVRESTAVCEALQRGAA, from the coding sequence ATGAGTAGCGCCTCTGCTTCAGCCGCCTCTTCGGCCTCTTCCGCTTCCTCCGCCTCGGGCTCTTCCTCCGCCTCGGCCTCTTCCGGAGCCGCCGCCGACCCGCTCGCGCCGCTGGCCGGTCTGCCGGGCGTCGCCGAGTCCGTGGATTCCGTACGCAAGGCCGTGGACCGGGTCTACGGCCACCGCGTCATGCGCCGCCGCGCCGGGGCGATCACCTCGGAGGCCGCGCTGCGCGGGGCCCGCGGGAGCGCGGCGCTGTCCGGGGCCGACTGGGCGCTGGAGGAGGTCCGCCGCCGGAGCGACTTCGGCTCGGAGCCCGAGGCGCGCACGGTGGGTGCCGCTCTGCGCCTGACGGCGGAGGCGGGCCAGCTGCTGAGCATCTGGCGCCAGTCGCCGCTACGGGTCCTGGCGCGGCTCCACTTGGTGGCCTCGGGCTCCACGGCCGACGGCGACATGGTCGGCAGGCCCCGCCTGGCCGGTGAGCCGGTGGACGAGCCCCTGATCGACCTGCCCCTGCCCGACGCCCAGGAGGTGGCGGGTCGGCTGGACGGGCTCTCCCGCCTGATCATCGCGGGCGGCTCCGCTCCGGCGCTGATCACGGCGGCGGTGGTGCACGGCGAGCTGCTCGCGCTGCGTCCGTTCGGTTCGTACAACGGCCTGGTGGCGCGGACGGCGGAGCGGATCGTGCTGATCAACAGCGGCCTGGACCCGAAGGCGATCTGTCCGGCGGAGGTCGGTCACGCGGAACAGGGCAGGGAGGCCTATGCGGAGGCCTTCAAGGGCTACGTCTCGGGGACGGCGGAGGGGATGTCGGCCTGGATCGCGCACTGCGGCCGGGCGATCGAGCTCGGGGTCCGCGAGTCGACGGCGGTCTGCGAGGCGCTCCAGCGCGGCGCGGCCTGA